Part of the Candidatus Sulfotelmatobacter sp. genome is shown below.
CCGGTGCGAATGTTCACGCCCGATGAGCAGACCTACGCGACGCTGGCGGCCAGCTTCGCCTCGGCGGGATTCTCGCGCCACCCGCAGGTGATGCGCGACTACCGCGCCGATCCCGAATTGAGCGAGCTTCCACCGCCGACGCGTGCCGGATACTTCGCGCTGGCGGCCGCCGCAATGCGCGCGACCGGGCAGAGCTCGCCGCTGACGCTGGCGCTGCTTTCGACGCTCGCCAGCATATTGATCCTCGCGCTGGCGGCATTCGCGACCTGGCGATGGTTCGGGGCGGGCGCGGCAGTGGTCGCCGCGCTGCTGCTCGCGGTCTCGCCACTCGACCTCGCCATCGCGCGGCGCGGCTGGCAGGACGACGTGCTGGCGCTGTTCGCGATCGCGATGCTGATCGCGCTGCTGGCGCGCGGAGCGAGCGCTCGCGGTCTGGACCGGAGGCTTCGCGCTGGCGAGTGCCCTCTACCCGGTCAAGAATCTCCGCTTCCTGAGCCCGATCTACGCGCCTGCCGCGATGCTCGGGGGAATCCTCGTGGCCACGATGCTTCGCGTGGCGCGTGTCAGGCTGTCGTCCGGCGGATATCGCGTCGCCCTGATCGCCAGCGCTGTCGCGCTGATGCTCGTCGCGACGCTCGATCTCCGGCGCTTCTTCGAGCTGTTCGTCCTCCGCTCGATCCCCGATCTCGCGACACCGTGGTTCACGGCGGCGCGCTGATCGCGCAACACGGTCACGAGGGGTGTACCAGGGATCACGAGGCGCTGGGCGCGCGTGCCACTCGAGATGCGCGTAGCAGGGATGCTGCGGCCGGCGCCCAGCGCAGGACTGGCAGATCCTTGCGTGGGGGTCGTCCGCTGATCAGGCTAGGTCCCGGCGCGTGGCGCGGCCAGTCAAGACTGTCGGCGGAGTGCCGAACGCGCCCGAAGTTGTACGCGATCAAACCGGCAACAATGGCCGGTGGTGCGTGGAGGTTTCCCACAGCGCGATGCGAACGCCACGATCTGCCATGATCACACCGAGTTGAACGCGAGCCCCCGACCGTCATGACCACTCCGAGATGGTGGCGCTGGTACTTGAGCGGCCTGTTCGCGGCGGCGCTCGGCTGGCGGCTCGTGACGCTCTGGCGGCTGTCGCAGGGCCCTCTGCTGCGGCTGATCCGTGATGATTCCCGGGTCTACTGGAACTGGGCCACCGAGATCCGTGCCGGGCAGTGGCTCCCGACCCGGCCGTTCTTCTTCGGGCCTCTCTATCCGTATTTCCTGGCATTCCTGCGCACCATCGGGGGCGATCAGGCCATGCCCGTGTTCGTGTTTCAGGGCGTGATGGGAGCGATCGCCGTGGCCCTGCTCGCCGACGCGGGCCGACGCGTCTCCTCACCCATCGCCGGCGCGATCGTCGGGATCTTCCTCGCCGGTTACTCGATGTCGGTGTTCTTCGAGAACATGATCCTCGGCGAGAGCCTGCTCTTTCTGCTCGGCAGCGTGGCGCTCTGGCTGATGGTTCGAGACCACGGGCGCCCCGCCTGGTTGATGGGCCTGCTCGTCGCGTTGATGTCGTTGGGGCGTCCGACCTTCATGCTGCTTCTGATTCCGCTCGCCGTGCTGATCTGGAAGACGCGCCCGGTGCAACCGCTTCCTTCGCTCGCGGCGCTCGTGGCTGCGCCGCTGATCGCGATTCTCGCCACCGGCTTCTACCACCAGCGCGTGATCGGCGCGTTCATTCCGCTCACCTACAGCGGCGGTTACAACCTCTACATCGGCAACGGCCCGCAGGCGACCGGCGCGTTCCAGATGTTCAGCGATGCCTCGGCGACGGTGTCGGGCGGCGACACGCAGTCCGACGCGCTCGCCGCCTGGGACGGACGCGCGTACCTCTCGCATTCCGCGCGGCGCGAACTCGGGCCCGCGGCAAGCTCGCGCTACTGGCGCGACCTGGCGCTCGACCACATGAAGTCGGACCCGATCAGCGCCGCCCGCCTGCTTCTCGGCAAGATCGCCTTGCTCTTCAATCATCGTGAAATCCCACAGTTCATGGACCCCCGCGTTTCCGAGCGCGTCGCCGGGCCGCTGGGGTGGCCGCTGTCGCTCGAGTTCGCCTTCATCGCGATCCTGGGGCTGGCGGCCATCCCGCTCGCGTGGTCGCGCGGGCCGGAAGCACGAGCGGCCATCGGATACCTCACCTTGCTGGTGCTGGGGATTGCGGTCTTCTTCGTCGTGGACCGCTACCGGATTCATCTCGTGCCTCCGCTTGCCGTGCTGAGCGCGATGTCGATCGCGGCGCTCGCGGGGTGGAAGACGATTCCCCGCCGGCGGCAGCTGGTCATGATCGCGATCGCGGTCGCTGCCGGCGCGCTGGCGTTCGCGCCGCTGTTCGGCTCCACTCCGACCATCGACGAGTGGAACGACTCCGTCACGCTCGGTGACGCGTGGCTCACGGCCGGCGACGCGCAGAAGGCAATTCCGTGGTTCGAGCGCGCGGCCGCACTCGACCGCTCCGGCGCGCTCGCCGACACTTCTTCCCTGCCGATTCGACTCGCGCGCGCGGCGTTCTATCAGAGTTTCGCGATCGCCGAGTCCCGCGCGGGTCACGATCGCGAGGCGCTGGCCGCCTTGACCACCGCCGTACGCCTCGCGCCCGAGTCCCGACCGCTGCGCGCCCGCTACGCCGAGCAGCTCGTACTTTGCGGCGAGCTGGACCGCGCGCGCGACGAATACCGGGCCGCCGGCGTTTCGGGACGCGCCGCCGCGGATCCGTTGCTCGAGGAGGCGGCGCGCCAGGACCGGCTCGGGCATGCCAAGACCACTCGTGACTGCCTCGAGGTCGCGATCACGCTCGATCCCGGCAACGAACCCGCGACCGTCGCCCTGGTGCGTACTCACATCGTGGCCAACGAGCTCGAGGCGGCGCGCGACCTGCTGCGTGCCGGCGTCGCCGCAGGGCTCGACGCCAACGTCGCGCGCGCTCACCAGGCGTGGA
Proteins encoded:
- a CDS encoding glycosyltransferase family 39 protein, which gives rise to MTTPRWWRWYLSGLFAAALGWRLVTLWRLSQGPLLRLIRDDSRVYWNWATEIRAGQWLPTRPFFFGPLYPYFLAFLRTIGGDQAMPVFVFQGVMGAIAVALLADAGRRVSSPIAGAIVGIFLAGYSMSVFFENMILGESLLFLLGSVALWLMVRDHGRPAWLMGLLVALMSLGRPTFMLLLIPLAVLIWKTRPVQPLPSLAALVAAPLIAILATGFYHQRVIGAFIPLTYSGGYNLYIGNGPQATGAFQMFSDASATVSGGDTQSDALAAWDGRAYLSHSARRELGPAASSRYWRDLALDHMKSDPISAARLLLGKIALLFNHREIPQFMDPRVSERVAGPLGWPLSLEFAFIAILGLAAIPLAWSRGPEARAAIGYLTLLVLGIAVFFVVDRYRIHLVPPLAVLSAMSIAALAGWKTIPRRRQLVMIAIAVAAGALAFAPLFGSTPTIDEWNDSVTLGDAWLTAGDAQKAIPWFERAAALDRSGALADTSSLPIRLARAAFYQSFAIAESRAGHDREALAALTTAVRLAPESRPLRARYAEQLVLCGELDRARDEYRAAGVSGRAAADPLLEEAARQDRLGHAKTTRDCLEVAITLDPGNEPATVALVRTHIVANELEAARDLLRAGVAAGLDANVARAHQAWIAQAAGDTAAARRMIAAIPESVRVFDPRVAGTLALASARRK